In Lacerta agilis isolate rLacAgi1 chromosome 8, rLacAgi1.pri, whole genome shotgun sequence, one genomic interval encodes:
- the PPCS gene encoding phosphopantothenate--cysteine ligase isoform X2 — protein sequence MKMVPKMLSPLVKEWAPEAFVISFKLETNPSILIDKAKQALEKYRHQVVVANVLDSRRTSVIVVTKDLETQLSLSDDEVAQGMEIEEKIVSYLVSQHRAFMEK from the coding sequence ATGAAGATGGTGCCAAAGATGTTATCCCCTCTGGTTAAGGAATGGGCTCCAGAGGCGTTTGTGATCTCATTCAAGCTGGAAACAAACCCTTCCATCCTGATTGACAAAGCAAAACAGGCATTGGAGAAATACCGCCACCAGGTGGTGGTTGCCAACGTGCTGGACTCCCGGAGAACCTCCGTGATTGTGGTCACCAAGGACTTGGAGACTCAGTTGTCGCTTTCTGATGACGAAGTGGCCCAAGGCATGGAAATTGAAGAGAAGATTGTCAGCTATCTTGTGTCCCAGCACAGGGCTTTTATGGAGAAATGA
- the PPCS gene encoding phosphopantothenate--cysteine ligase isoform X1: MAEQVPPVSPVEVEAERRVRAWAEAQRVRGRRVALVTSGGTQVPLEARAVRFLENFSSGRRGAASAERLVRAGYGVCFLYRTRSAFPWARALPLSGPALLDVLRVHDGDGGGAGGQHVEVDCSGSALPDLVPALLAYHRAKEEGALLALEFTGLVEYLALLRAAARALAPLGSSAMFYLAAAVSDFYIPASEMPEHKIQSTDGPLQITMKMVPKMLSPLVKEWAPEAFVISFKLETNPSILIDKAKQALEKYRHQVVVANVLDSRRTSVIVVTKDLETQLSLSDDEVAQGMEIEEKIVSYLVSQHRAFMEK; this comes from the exons ATGGCTGAGCAGGTGCCTCCGGTGTCTCCCGTGGAGGTCGAGGCGGAGCGGCGCGTGCGGGCGTGGGCGGAGGCGCAGCGGGTGCGGGGCCGTCGCGTGGCGCTGGTGACGTCGGGTGGGACGCAGGTCCCGCTGGAGGCGCGAGCCGTCCGCTTCCTGGAGAACTTCAGCAGCGGGCGGCGTGGGGCGGCCTCGGCCGAGAGGCTGGTGCGCGCCGGCTACGGCGTCTGCTTCCTCTACCGCACACGATCGGCTTTTCCCTGGGCGCGCGCCCTGCCGCTCAGCGGGCCCGCGCTCCTGGACGTTCTGCGCGTGCACGATGGTGACGGCGGCGGCGCAGGCGGGCAGCACGTCGAGGTCGACTGCAGCGGCAGCGCGCTGCCGGACCTCGTGCCTGCGCTGCTGGCCTACCACCGCGCCAAGGAGGAGGGCGCCCTCCTGGCCCTCGAATTCACCGGCCTGGTGGAGTACTTGGCGCTCCTGCGCGCTGCCGCCCGGGCCCTCGCACCGCTCG GTTCCAGTGCCATGTTTTACTTGGCAGCAGCTGTGTCTGATTTCTACATACCAGCTTCAGAGATGCCTGAGCATAAGATCCAGTCTACTGATGGACCCCTACAG ATCACAATGAAGATGGTGCCAAAGATGTTATCCCCTCTGGTTAAGGAATGGGCTCCAGAGGCGTTTGTGATCTCATTCAAGCTGGAAACAAACCCTTCCATCCTGATTGACAAAGCAAAACAGGCATTGGAGAAATACCGCCACCAGGTGGTGGTTGCCAACGTGCTGGACTCCCGGAGAACCTCCGTGATTGTGGTCACCAAGGACTTGGAGACTCAGTTGTCGCTTTCTGATGACGAAGTGGCCCAAGGCATGGAAATTGAAGAGAAGATTGTCAGCTATCTTGTGTCCCAGCACAGGGCTTTTATGGAGAAATGA